The Methanobrevibacter oralis genome has a window encoding:
- a CDS encoding 2-phosphoglycerate kinase — MIWVIGDVEGRRYREPFSKGILARSLSITDIGSERAYEIASEIESKLIDGDINEITLTDLTNFIVDYLDYLDPDYAKKYLNWREVRKSKEPLIILIGGASGVGTSSMAFELASKLGLKNLISTDMIREVMRKIVSKELSPVIHKSSFDAHESIRIPSIRIDSIIEGFISHVDVVNVGVEAIIERSLKEGISIIIEGVHVVPGFIRKDLISKNNIIIFTLVVDDPETHKQRFFTRCRQPWVKRSLEKYIENFDIIRKTQDFLIEQAKIHDSCIIDNVDVTETVDIMVNEIIEKYGGLKNVEQKSE; from the coding sequence ATGATTTGGGTAATTGGTGATGTTGAGGGGAGAAGATATCGTGAACCTTTCTCAAAAGGAATTTTAGCTAGATCATTAAGTATAACTGATATTGGTTCAGAAAGAGCATATGAAATAGCTAGTGAGATAGAATCTAAACTTATTGATGGAGATATTAATGAGATTACTTTAACAGATTTAACAAATTTCATTGTGGATTATTTAGATTATTTAGATCCAGATTATGCTAAAAAATACCTTAATTGGAGGGAAGTTAGAAAATCAAAAGAACCTTTAATTATTTTAATTGGTGGTGCATCTGGTGTAGGCACATCTTCAATGGCTTTTGAATTAGCTAGTAAATTAGGATTAAAAAATCTTATTAGTACAGATATGATTAGGGAAGTAATGCGTAAGATAGTATCTAAAGAATTAAGTCCTGTTATTCATAAATCTAGTTTTGATGCTCATGAAAGTATTAGAATACCTTCTATTAGGATTGATTCTATTATTGAAGGATTTATTAGTCATGTTGATGTTGTTAATGTAGGTGTAGAAGCTATTATTGAAAGATCTTTAAAAGAAGGCATTAGTATTATTATTGAGGGAGTTCATGTGGTTCCAGGTTTTATTAGAAAAGATTTAATAAGTAAAAATAATATTATAATTTTTACATTAGTTGTTGACGATCCTGAAACTCATAAACAGAGATTTTTTACAAGATGTAGACAACCTTGGGTAAAACGTTCCCTTGAAAAATATATTGAAAACTTTGATATTATTAGAAAAACACAAGATTTTTTAATTGAACAAGCTAAAATACATGATTCTTGTATAATTGACAATGTTGATGTTACTGAAACTGTCGATATTATGGTAAATGAAATTATAGAAAAATATGGAGGTTTGAAAAATGTTGAACAAAAAAGTGAGTGA